The following are encoded together in the Tribolium castaneum strain GA2 chromosome 3, icTriCast1.1, whole genome shotgun sequence genome:
- the Ccs gene encoding copper chaperone for superoxide dismutase, whose translation MPESQIEFAVQMTCNSCVEAVKKSLAGDPNIKNVNVDLEKGSVVVTSTLPTLQIQEKLESTGRKVVVRGYAGSSAGVAIVDTGKGNIQGVVRFVQVAPSSCIIDGTIDGLEPSAEYKLTVNECGDISQGCESVGGVYQPLQDGEGRPYGDLGVFKTGNEGRATFKKEDNVLNLPEIIGRSLVVNSGEKRLVCGIIARSSGLFQNPKTICACDGVTIWDEKIPPRAVL comes from the exons ATGCCAGAAAGTCAGATTGAGTTTGCCGTGCAGATGACATGTAACTCCTGCGTAGAGGCGGTGAAAAAGTCTTTGGCCGGTGACCCCAACATCAAGAACGTCAATGTAGACCTAGAAAAGGGTTCGGTCGTGGTCACTTCGACACTTCCGACCCTCCAAATCCAGGAAAAGCTTGAATCCACCGGCCGCAAGGTTGTGGTTAGGGGATATGCAGGTAGTTCGGCAGGTGTTGCTATCGTAGACACAGGAAAAGGGAACATCCAAGGGGTGGTTAGGTTCGTCCAGGTGGCACCCAGTTCGTGCATTATTGACGGCACCATCGACGGCTTGGAACCCAGTGCGGAGTATAAGCTCACCGTGAACGAATGCGGGGATATATCACAAG GGTGTGAAAGTGTCGGCGGCGTGTACCAGCCACTTCAAGACGGGGAGGGCCGTCCTTATGGGGACTTGGGAGTCTTCAAAACGGGGAACGAAGGTCGCGCCACTTTCAAGAAAGAGGATAATGTCCTAAACTTACCCGAAATCATTGGGCGTTCACTTGTTGTCAATTCAGGAGAGAAAAGACTAGTTTGTGGGATCATTGCAAGGTCCTCTGGCCTTTTCCAAAATCCCAAAACTATATGTGCTTGTGATGGAGTTACTATTTGGGATGAGAAAATCCCACCCAGAGCTgttttgtaa
- the Phax gene encoding phosphorylated adapter RNA export protein isoform X2: MKIRAQRTLTLSEDSDTYTPLERPADYSGSQPNPRFPVVPPESESETELQSSDSDSDSDSNKKKNKKPKIKLKPKLEQPKRKRYDIWSTRVQEDVLAETLNSCDVTIKDRSRDVETYDYSLSHYNRTNNKRTRDDRKNPNVRSVGRPKSQDRAKGNARNILDLAVTASNTPEEIAKDIANKLSEEKEDLILRVLNTLGTEKTFNLFKETKRIEEEGGMLIMNQTRRRTPGGVFLFLVRHDYDLTQEQKNQIFEDEKEKSKVMMRNKQKKKLKKLKDEIAASKNKFLPDLLTRAELLAKENNRVRKETDERDVINPPPTPETDGGHENSGDGMDGGNGIEDRRKCEAYDDDFLDINCSNDMDLF; encoded by the exons ATGAAAATTCGTGCGCAGCGCACGTTGACA TTGTCTGAGGATTCCGATACGTACACACCCCTTGAGAGGCCAGCTGACTATTCAGGGTCTCAACCCAACCCGCGCTTTCCAGTAGTGCCCCCTGAATCTGAGAGCGAAACAGAGTTGCAGTCGTCTGATTCAGACAGTGATTCTGATtcgaataaaaagaaaaacaaaaagcctaAAATTAAGCTAAAACCTAAGCTGGAACAACCTAAGAGGAAGAGATACGATATTTGGAGCACCAGAGTTCAGGAAGATGTTCTTGCGGAAACGTTAAATAGCTGTGATGTTACCATTAAAGACAGGTCGCGTGACGTGGAGACTTATGATTATAGTTTAAGTCATTACAACAGAACGAATAATAAGAGGACGAGAGACGACAGGAAGAATCCTAATGTTAGGTCAGTGGGGCGACCTAAAAGTCAAGACAGGGCAAAAGGCAATGCCAGGAATATACTAGATCTGGCTGTCACCGCCTCAAACACCCCCGAGGAAATTGCAAAGGATATTGCCAATAAATTATCAGAAGAGAAGGAGGATTTGATCT TGAGGGTACTTAACACACTGGGCACCGAAAAAACCTTCAACTTATTCAAAGAAACGAAAAGGATAGAAGAAGAAGGCGGTATGTTGATCATG aatcaAACACGGCGTAGAACCCCAGGGGGCGTGTTCCTCTTCCTAGTCAGGCATGACTACGACCTGACGCAGGaacaaaaaaaccaaatttttgaagACGAGAAGGAGAAGTCAAAGGTAATGATGAGGAACAAGCAgaaaaagaaattgaaaaaactcaaAGACGAAATTGCGGcttctaaaaacaaatttttgcctGACCTACTAACAAGAGCTGAGTTATTAGCTAAGGAAAATAATCGCGTAAGAAAAGAGACTGATGAAAGGGACGTAATTAATCCGCCGCCAACGCCTGAAACAGACGGAGGGCACGAAAACAGCGGCGATGGCATGGATGGGGGTAACGGAATTGAAGACAGGAGGAAGTGCGAGGCTTATGATGACGATTTTCTCGATATAAATTGTTCAAATGACATGgacttgttttaa
- the LOC664478 gene encoding oxysterol-binding protein-related protein 9 isoform X3, translating to MMRLLNNRLTFRRRSSLRSFDDETQAALAISNKQTIQSHNSRTPSVRQDSATLSTTSGNLDYDALYEEEDDQDVEMESHGSVIRHLLSQVKIGMDLTKVVLPTFILERRSLLEMYADYFAHPDLFVDIAELKDPKDRMVQVVKWYLSSYHAGRKSTVARKPYNPILGEVFKCHWEIPGEKEDKDEGVVSDGPVPWCKKNQLSFIAEQVSHHPPISAFYAEHYNRRISFNAHVYTKSKFLGLSVCVYNIGQGIVSVLDYDEEYVVTFPNGYGRSILTVPWIELGGTVTITCQKTGYYCNIEFLTKPFYGNKKHKINADVFGPDDKKPFLSINGEWNGVMEAKWSDKDAEQFIDVNALEIIKKKVKPISQQEINESRRLWKEVTAGLKFNDIDKATTAKQTLEQKQRDEAKDRKEAGIEWRTKLFHKCSEDGWMYAKPLRQRLQKTSNT from the exons ATGATGCGACTTTTGAACAACCGGTTGACGTTCAGGCGTAGGAG CAGTTTGAGGTCGTTTGATGACGAGACCCAAGCGGCGTTGGCTATCAGCAATAAACAAACCATACAGTCTCACAACTCGAGGACGCCGTCCGTGAGGCAAGATAGCGCCACTTTGTCAACCACCTCCGGCAATCTCGACTATGATG CCCTGTATGAGGAGGAGGACGACCAGGACGTAGAGATGGAGAGCCATGGCTCCGTCATTCGTCACCTTCTGTCCCAAGTCAAAATCGGGATGGACCTCACGAAGGTCGTCCTTCCCACTTTTATCCTAGAAAGGCGTTCATTGCTAGAAATGTACGCGGATTATTTCGCTCATCCCGACTTGTTTGTAGA TATAGCAGAATTGAAAGATCCCAAAGATCGGATGGTACAGGTGGTCAAATGGTACTTGTCGTCGTACCACGCCGGCCGAAAAAGCACCGTGGCCCGGAAACCCTACAATCCGATTTTAGGGGAGGTTTTCAAGTGCCATTGGGAAATCCCAGGTGAGAAAGAAGACAAAGACGAGGGGGTTGTTTCCGACGGTCCCGTGCCTTGGTGCAAGAAAAACCAGCTGTCGTTTATAGCCGAACAAGTGTCGCATCACCCACCTA tatCCGCATTTTACGCGGAACACTACAACAGACGCATCAGTTTCAACGCCCACGTGTACACGAAGTCCAAGTTCTTGGGTTTGTCCGTGTGCGTGTACAACATAGGACAGGGCATAGTTTCGGTCTTGGACTACGACGAAGAGTACGTGGTAACATTCCCGAACGGTTACGGCCGTTCAATTCTAACAGTTCCTTGGATAGAATTAGGAGGCACGGTCACTATAACTTGCCAAAAAACCGGCTATTATTGCAATATTGAATTCCTAACCAAACCGTTCTACGGCAACAAGAAGCATAAAATAAACGCCGACGTCTTCGGGCCCGACGACAAAAAGCCGTTTTTGTCGATTAACGGCGAATGGAACGGCGTTATGGAGGCAAAGTGGTCTGATAAG GACGCTGAGCAATTCATTGACGTAAACGCCCtggaaataattaagaaaaaagtgaaGCCTATCAGCCAGCAGGAGATAAACGAGTCGCGCAGGCTGTGGAAGGAGGTAACAGCCGGCCTTAAGTTTAACGATATAGATAAAGCAACGACGGCTAAACAAACGCTGGAGCAGAAACAAAGAGACGAGGCCAAAGACAGGAAAGAGGCGGGGATTGAGTGGCGAACAAAG TTGTTCCACAAGTGTTCGGAAGACGGGTGGATGTATGCGAAGCCGCTGCGACAAAGGCTGCAAAAAACATCGAACACTTGA
- the Phax gene encoding phosphorylated adapter RNA export protein isoform X1 yields MEQDEVELEEGELSEDSDTYTPLERPADYSGSQPNPRFPVVPPESESETELQSSDSDSDSDSNKKKNKKPKIKLKPKLEQPKRKRYDIWSTRVQEDVLAETLNSCDVTIKDRSRDVETYDYSLSHYNRTNNKRTRDDRKNPNVRSVGRPKSQDRAKGNARNILDLAVTASNTPEEIAKDIANKLSEEKEDLILRVLNTLGTEKTFNLFKETKRIEEEGGMLIMNQTRRRTPGGVFLFLVRHDYDLTQEQKNQIFEDEKEKSKVMMRNKQKKKLKKLKDEIAASKNKFLPDLLTRAELLAKENNRVRKETDERDVINPPPTPETDGGHENSGDGMDGGNGIEDRRKCEAYDDDFLDINCSNDMDLF; encoded by the exons ATGGAACAAGACGAAGTTGAGTTAGAAGAGGGCGAA TTGTCTGAGGATTCCGATACGTACACACCCCTTGAGAGGCCAGCTGACTATTCAGGGTCTCAACCCAACCCGCGCTTTCCAGTAGTGCCCCCTGAATCTGAGAGCGAAACAGAGTTGCAGTCGTCTGATTCAGACAGTGATTCTGATtcgaataaaaagaaaaacaaaaagcctaAAATTAAGCTAAAACCTAAGCTGGAACAACCTAAGAGGAAGAGATACGATATTTGGAGCACCAGAGTTCAGGAAGATGTTCTTGCGGAAACGTTAAATAGCTGTGATGTTACCATTAAAGACAGGTCGCGTGACGTGGAGACTTATGATTATAGTTTAAGTCATTACAACAGAACGAATAATAAGAGGACGAGAGACGACAGGAAGAATCCTAATGTTAGGTCAGTGGGGCGACCTAAAAGTCAAGACAGGGCAAAAGGCAATGCCAGGAATATACTAGATCTGGCTGTCACCGCCTCAAACACCCCCGAGGAAATTGCAAAGGATATTGCCAATAAATTATCAGAAGAGAAGGAGGATTTGATCT TGAGGGTACTTAACACACTGGGCACCGAAAAAACCTTCAACTTATTCAAAGAAACGAAAAGGATAGAAGAAGAAGGCGGTATGTTGATCATG aatcaAACACGGCGTAGAACCCCAGGGGGCGTGTTCCTCTTCCTAGTCAGGCATGACTACGACCTGACGCAGGaacaaaaaaaccaaatttttgaagACGAGAAGGAGAAGTCAAAGGTAATGATGAGGAACAAGCAgaaaaagaaattgaaaaaactcaaAGACGAAATTGCGGcttctaaaaacaaatttttgcctGACCTACTAACAAGAGCTGAGTTATTAGCTAAGGAAAATAATCGCGTAAGAAAAGAGACTGATGAAAGGGACGTAATTAATCCGCCGCCAACGCCTGAAACAGACGGAGGGCACGAAAACAGCGGCGATGGCATGGATGGGGGTAACGGAATTGAAGACAGGAGGAAGTGCGAGGCTTATGATGACGATTTTCTCGATATAAATTGTTCAAATGACATGgacttgttttaa
- the LOC664478 gene encoding oxysterol-binding protein-related protein 9 isoform X4, translating to MMRLLNNRLTFRRRSLRSFDDETQAALAISNKQTIQSHNSRTPSVRQDSATLSTTSGNLDYDALYEEEDDQDVEMESHGSVIRHLLSQVKIGMDLTKVVLPTFILERRSLLEMYADYFAHPDLFVDIAELKDPKDRMVQVVKWYLSSYHAGRKSTVARKPYNPILGEVFKCHWEIPGEKEDKDEGVVSDGPVPWCKKNQLSFIAEQVSHHPPISAFYAEHYNRRISFNAHVYTKSKFLGLSVCVYNIGQGIVSVLDYDEEYVVTFPNGYGRSILTVPWIELGGTVTITCQKTGYYCNIEFLTKPFYGNKKHKINADVFGPDDKKPFLSINGEWNGVMEAKWSDKDAEQFIDVNALEIIKKKVKPISQQEINESRRLWKEVTAGLKFNDIDKATTAKQTLEQKQRDEAKDRKEAGIEWRTKLFHKCSEDGWMYAKPLRQRLQKTSNT from the exons ATGATGCGACTTTTGAACAACCGGTTGACGTTCAGGCGTAGGAG TTTGAGGTCGTTTGATGACGAGACCCAAGCGGCGTTGGCTATCAGCAATAAACAAACCATACAGTCTCACAACTCGAGGACGCCGTCCGTGAGGCAAGATAGCGCCACTTTGTCAACCACCTCCGGCAATCTCGACTATGATG CCCTGTATGAGGAGGAGGACGACCAGGACGTAGAGATGGAGAGCCATGGCTCCGTCATTCGTCACCTTCTGTCCCAAGTCAAAATCGGGATGGACCTCACGAAGGTCGTCCTTCCCACTTTTATCCTAGAAAGGCGTTCATTGCTAGAAATGTACGCGGATTATTTCGCTCATCCCGACTTGTTTGTAGA TATAGCAGAATTGAAAGATCCCAAAGATCGGATGGTACAGGTGGTCAAATGGTACTTGTCGTCGTACCACGCCGGCCGAAAAAGCACCGTGGCCCGGAAACCCTACAATCCGATTTTAGGGGAGGTTTTCAAGTGCCATTGGGAAATCCCAGGTGAGAAAGAAGACAAAGACGAGGGGGTTGTTTCCGACGGTCCCGTGCCTTGGTGCAAGAAAAACCAGCTGTCGTTTATAGCCGAACAAGTGTCGCATCACCCACCTA tatCCGCATTTTACGCGGAACACTACAACAGACGCATCAGTTTCAACGCCCACGTGTACACGAAGTCCAAGTTCTTGGGTTTGTCCGTGTGCGTGTACAACATAGGACAGGGCATAGTTTCGGTCTTGGACTACGACGAAGAGTACGTGGTAACATTCCCGAACGGTTACGGCCGTTCAATTCTAACAGTTCCTTGGATAGAATTAGGAGGCACGGTCACTATAACTTGCCAAAAAACCGGCTATTATTGCAATATTGAATTCCTAACCAAACCGTTCTACGGCAACAAGAAGCATAAAATAAACGCCGACGTCTTCGGGCCCGACGACAAAAAGCCGTTTTTGTCGATTAACGGCGAATGGAACGGCGTTATGGAGGCAAAGTGGTCTGATAAG GACGCTGAGCAATTCATTGACGTAAACGCCCtggaaataattaagaaaaaagtgaaGCCTATCAGCCAGCAGGAGATAAACGAGTCGCGCAGGCTGTGGAAGGAGGTAACAGCCGGCCTTAAGTTTAACGATATAGATAAAGCAACGACGGCTAAACAAACGCTGGAGCAGAAACAAAGAGACGAGGCCAAAGACAGGAAAGAGGCGGGGATTGAGTGGCGAACAAAG TTGTTCCACAAGTGTTCGGAAGACGGGTGGATGTATGCGAAGCCGCTGCGACAAAGGCTGCAAAAAACATCGAACACTTGA